The following coding sequences lie in one Methanohalophilus levihalophilus genomic window:
- a CDS encoding ABC transporter permease yields MYEFRIARRHIFSKRRNAAFSVIAVALAITVIVVLMSLMSGFQADLIDKTVENSPHITISPEEDEDFVHLYNHYTKTIEDFPKVVVASPFLSGQVAITYRDDSAGANIYGVIPEAENEVLNLEEDMVEGSFLALSRTNSGVVLGDNLAAKLGASTGDRVDITVPGYIDASLQVIGIINTGTALDESLAYTKLPLLQDLADADGVVSGISVRVSDPYIADDVAKNIENEIGLEATSWIENNSELLELLNTQLAVTWIYYLLIYMTAGFGIANALINIVMEKKSEIGMLMAMGASKRSITLIFVIESSILGGVGLILGILLGYLSILLIGSYEIVLPESEFYFGLETLPLKVDLRNFVYATSFAFVINLLAGIYPARKASNLDPVEAIEGI; encoded by the coding sequence ATGTATGAATTCAGGATAGCTAGGCGGCATATTTTCTCTAAAAGGAGAAATGCTGCCTTTTCGGTTATTGCAGTAGCACTTGCAATAACAGTAATAGTAGTCCTGATGTCACTTATGTCCGGGTTTCAGGCAGATCTTATTGACAAAACCGTTGAAAATTCTCCCCACATTACTATTTCTCCTGAAGAAGACGAGGATTTTGTCCACTTATACAATCACTATACAAAAACCATAGAGGATTTTCCCAAAGTGGTTGTAGCATCCCCTTTTCTTTCAGGACAGGTTGCCATTACATACAGGGATGATTCAGCCGGGGCGAATATTTATGGAGTGATTCCGGAAGCTGAAAACGAAGTCCTGAATCTTGAAGAGGACATGGTCGAAGGGAGCTTTCTTGCGCTATCCAGAACAAATTCCGGCGTAGTGCTGGGGGACAATCTGGCAGCAAAACTTGGAGCTTCCACAGGAGATCGAGTGGATATTACTGTTCCCGGATATATTGATGCATCTCTGCAGGTTATTGGTATAATCAACACAGGAACTGCTCTGGATGAAAGTCTGGCGTATACGAAACTACCCCTACTTCAGGATCTAGCTGATGCAGACGGTGTTGTAAGTGGAATTTCCGTGCGAGTGTCTGATCCATATATCGCCGATGATGTTGCAAAAAATATTGAAAACGAGATTGGTCTTGAAGCAACAAGCTGGATTGAAAACAACAGTGAATTGCTTGAGCTTCTCAACACACAACTTGCTGTTACATGGATATACTATTTGCTGATTTACATGACAGCCGGTTTCGGTATTGCCAATGCACTCATCAACATTGTCATGGAAAAGAAAAGTGAAATTGGAATGCTAATGGCAATGGGAGCTTCAAAAAGAAGTATTACCTTGATATTTGTTATCGAATCTTCTATCCTTGGGGGAGTTGGCCTAATCCTAGGAATACTTCTGGGATACCTGTCCATACTTCTAATCGGATCATACGAAATTGTTTTGCCGGAATCGGAATTCTATTTTGGTCTGGAAACTTTGCCGTTAAAAGTTGATTTGCGTAACTTTGTTTACGCTACATCATTTGCATTTGTCATCAATCTTCTTGCAGGCATATATCCTGCACGGAAAGCATCAAATCTTGATCCCGTAGAAGCAATCGAGGGAATTTAA
- a CDS encoding DNA-directed DNA polymerase, with protein MSRTSIEDRRFQLIDADYFRQDSGPVIRLFGRTEEGKSICCHVPGIEPYFYVNTENDLELFSHELQDSFSQVKRVEVVQRFEPVGYQKTMKPMLKVFTHEPGNVPEIRDDIANMNGVKAVYEADILFRTRYLIDNDFHGMRWLQGKGKKINLSGYACDEILELSEVEETDRKAPSDLRYFAFDIECLPEDGNMPTPDRSPVIMVSMSFNPVFKGKETIVLMAKPADGMDDDVEACADEPTLLKRFFEILREYDPDIVTGYNCNGFDVPYIVDRVKVLNNSGHNIDSAVGRDRRYLSYRKIGTQTMVSIPGRVVVDALPIIRQQFSLKRYTLRNVSQELLGREKLDVSAGEMEEHWNDDGEKLRKFVDYARRDSELALELVLELKLLDKYIALSQVSGTIIQDVVSGGQTNMVEQLLLTEFGKQGRVMSSKPDDRTSADRRRLNENLKGGAVLEPKKGLHENVLVLDYKSLYPTIIMAHNLCYTTVLEDGEYNDGDVISSPTGARFVKPNIYKGIVPAVLENLLDQRSETKRQMKKATDDNEYRVLDATQLALKILLNSFYGYSGYARARLYSLEMAGSVTAIGRENISRTEKIVCDKIGTVILRDGQAFLKDEVSITPTDRLVDLSVVYGDTDSVFVHCMSSEGREFTEEEFSREDSELVGKKVAAIVTDSLPDPMELEFEALARRVLLVAKKRYAQWLFEPAPQGWKDKIKVKGLETVRRDWCELTSHMLNQVLEYVLKEGDIQKAVEHVRKTVDRVRNVDVQHDAEIMDELVLTKTFSKSPSSYKNRQPHLTVVEKLERRTGIRPTIGERIPFVIIAGKGLFVERAEDPEYVKENNIPLDVDYYIQKQMLPPVERILGVFGVDIATLDHDSKQKGLFDFTNTPEASDNFITKNHEREDKSQPDASRNQSSLFDF; from the coding sequence ATGTCCAGGACATCAATTGAAGACAGACGTTTCCAGTTAATAGATGCAGATTATTTCCGGCAGGATTCCGGTCCTGTAATCAGGCTTTTTGGGAGAACAGAAGAAGGGAAGAGTATCTGTTGTCATGTCCCCGGAATTGAACCTTATTTCTACGTTAATACTGAAAATGATCTGGAGCTTTTTTCACATGAATTGCAGGACAGTTTTTCCCAGGTGAAAAGAGTAGAAGTAGTGCAACGATTTGAACCGGTTGGCTACCAGAAAACGATGAAACCAATGCTCAAGGTGTTCACCCATGAGCCGGGAAATGTTCCTGAAATCAGGGATGATATTGCCAATATGAACGGTGTAAAGGCGGTTTATGAAGCGGATATTCTGTTCAGGACAAGATACCTTATCGATAATGATTTTCACGGAATGCGCTGGCTTCAGGGAAAGGGAAAGAAAATTAACTTATCAGGTTATGCATGTGATGAGATTCTGGAACTCTCGGAAGTGGAGGAAACCGACCGCAAGGCACCATCGGATCTAAGGTATTTTGCTTTTGACATCGAATGTCTCCCCGAAGATGGTAATATGCCGACTCCGGACAGATCTCCGGTCATCATGGTAAGCATGTCTTTTAATCCGGTTTTTAAGGGAAAAGAAACAATTGTTCTGATGGCAAAACCTGCGGATGGGATGGACGATGATGTGGAGGCATGTGCTGATGAGCCAACTCTTCTCAAACGTTTTTTTGAAATATTAAGGGAATATGATCCCGACATCGTTACCGGATACAACTGTAATGGATTTGATGTACCCTATATAGTTGACAGAGTGAAGGTTCTGAACAACAGTGGACACAACATCGACTCTGCAGTAGGCAGGGATCGCAGATATCTTTCCTATCGCAAAATCGGGACACAAACCATGGTTTCCATCCCAGGTCGTGTGGTTGTGGACGCATTGCCCATCATAAGACAGCAATTCAGCCTAAAACGCTACACATTGCGTAATGTTTCGCAGGAATTGCTCGGAAGGGAAAAACTGGATGTTTCTGCAGGTGAGATGGAAGAACACTGGAACGACGACGGGGAAAAGTTAAGGAAATTTGTGGATTATGCAAGACGTGATTCAGAGCTGGCACTCGAACTCGTTCTTGAATTGAAGCTTCTTGACAAATATATTGCATTGTCACAGGTTAGTGGTACCATTATACAGGATGTTGTCAGTGGCGGCCAGACCAATATGGTTGAGCAGTTGCTACTCACGGAATTCGGTAAACAGGGAAGGGTGATGTCTTCCAAGCCCGATGACAGGACTTCAGCGGATCGGCGCCGTTTGAATGAAAACCTGAAAGGTGGGGCTGTACTGGAACCCAAAAAAGGTCTCCATGAAAATGTCCTTGTTCTTGATTACAAGTCCCTTTATCCAACTATCATCATGGCGCACAATTTGTGCTATACTACTGTACTTGAGGATGGAGAATACAATGATGGGGATGTAATTTCTTCTCCCACAGGTGCACGCTTTGTAAAACCGAATATTTACAAGGGAATCGTACCTGCAGTTCTGGAAAATCTGCTGGATCAGAGAAGTGAGACTAAAAGGCAGATGAAAAAAGCCACGGATGATAATGAATACCGTGTGCTGGATGCTACCCAGCTTGCTCTGAAGATCTTACTTAACAGTTTTTACGGTTATTCAGGATATGCAAGGGCAAGGCTCTATAGTCTGGAAATGGCAGGTTCAGTTACTGCAATAGGCAGGGAAAATATTTCCAGAACTGAGAAAATCGTATGCGATAAAATAGGGACAGTAATTTTGAGGGATGGACAAGCTTTTCTGAAAGATGAAGTTTCAATCACTCCTACCGACAGACTTGTTGATCTATCCGTAGTTTATGGTGATACAGATAGTGTATTTGTCCATTGTATGTCTTCTGAAGGTAGGGAATTCACCGAAGAGGAATTCAGCCGGGAGGATTCCGAGCTTGTGGGTAAAAAAGTGGCAGCAATAGTGACTGATTCACTCCCTGATCCTATGGAGCTTGAGTTTGAAGCCCTTGCCAGACGTGTGCTCCTTGTTGCCAAGAAACGCTATGCACAATGGCTTTTTGAGCCCGCTCCACAAGGTTGGAAAGATAAAATCAAAGTAAAGGGACTTGAGACTGTCAGGAGGGATTGGTGTGAGCTTACTTCACATATGCTCAATCAGGTCTTGGAATATGTGCTTAAGGAAGGTGACATACAGAAAGCGGTGGAACACGTCCGGAAAACTGTTGACAGGGTTAGGAATGTTGATGTTCAGCATGATGCGGAAATCATGGACGAACTGGTTTTAACGAAAACATTTTCCAAGAGTCCTTCCAGTTACAAGAACAGGCAGCCACATCTTACTGTTGTTGAAAAGCTTGAGCGTCGCACGGGCATACGGCCCACAATTGGAGAAAGAATTCCTTTTGTAATTATTGCAGGAAAAGGTCTCTTTGTGGAGCGGGCTGAAGATCCTGAATACGTTAAAGAAAATAATATCCCACTGGATGTTGATTACTACATCCAGAAGCAGATGCTTCCTCCTGTGGAGCGTATTCTGGGAGTATTCGGAGTGGATATTGCAACCCTTGATCACGATTCAAAACAGAAAGGTCTCTTTGATTTTACAAATACTCCGGAAGCAAGTGACAATTTCATAACTAAAAACCATGAGCGTGAGGATAAATCCCAACCCGATGCATCCAGGAACCAGAGTTCCCTTTTTGACTTCTAA
- a CDS encoding S-layer protein domain-containing protein, giving the protein MKKLLTFAVAALMVLASVGAVSATDSVEIRGEVVEITAGTMTWDATNFAGFWLDLDTGDASENLTVIFDTDGAIDGNNLTYNATMITGQTTEFGFTANTTTTADYEFAKIGFMAEEYFVVDDDVAQLSKILMDDDESYTLRTGETLELGEGYAITPQQIDVDGNKVWLELTKDGDFLDDKIISTADATQANKTWFYEQDILDSEDIVTLMVHVDEVFQGQVDSLCVVEGIFQISDDGLIIETDDEYGELVVDSLTGGVIEMSTDEDNDLDVPDDDTLEIMDGIFFKGSEGPDRFYLMQLITEPGTHEIRGEVVEITAGTMTWDATSFAGFWLDLDTGDASENLTAIFDTDGAIDGNNLTYNATMITGQTTEFGFTANTTTTADYEFAKIGFMAEEYFVVDDDVAQLSKILMDDDESYTLRTGETLELGEGYAITPQQIDVDGNKVWLELTKDGDFLDDKIISTADATQANKTWFYEQDILDSEDIVTLMVHVDEVFQGQVDSLCVVEGIFQISDDGLIIETDDEYGELVVDSLTGGVIEMSTDEDNDIDVPDDDTLEIMDGIFFKGSEGPDRFYLMQEVTIEGDEADEEDDEEDMPEEDMPEEDMPEDNVTEDMPEEDMPEEDMPEEEEPVDEPDADTPGFEAVLAIGGLLAVAYLVRRN; this is encoded by the coding sequence ATGAAGAAATTACTGACATTCGCAGTAGCCGCTTTAATGGTTTTGGCAAGTGTTGGCGCAGTAAGCGCAACAGATTCTGTCGAAATCCGCGGTGAAGTTGTCGAAATTACTGCAGGTACCATGACCTGGGATGCAACTAATTTTGCCGGCTTCTGGCTTGACCTTGACACTGGTGATGCATCAGAAAACCTGACTGTAATATTTGACACAGATGGTGCAATTGATGGTAACAACCTTACCTACAATGCTACCATGATAACCGGCCAGACTACTGAGTTCGGATTCACAGCAAACACAACTACCACTGCAGATTATGAATTCGCTAAGATTGGATTCATGGCAGAGGAATATTTCGTAGTTGACGATGATGTTGCACAGCTTTCCAAGATTCTCATGGATGATGATGAGAGTTACACCCTGAGAACTGGTGAGACACTGGAACTCGGTGAGGGCTACGCAATCACTCCACAGCAGATTGATGTTGATGGTAACAAGGTATGGCTTGAGCTTACCAAAGATGGTGATTTCCTTGATGACAAGATTATCTCCACCGCTGATGCAACTCAGGCAAACAAGACTTGGTTCTACGAGCAGGATATTCTTGACTCTGAAGATATTGTTACTCTGATGGTACACGTTGATGAAGTGTTCCAGGGTCAGGTTGACAGTCTTTGTGTTGTCGAAGGTATCTTCCAGATTTCTGACGATGGTCTGATTATCGAAACAGACGATGAATACGGAGAGCTCGTTGTCGACTCCCTTACTGGTGGCGTCATTGAAATGTCCACAGACGAAGACAATGACCTTGATGTACCCGATGATGACACTCTCGAAATCATGGACGGAATCTTCTTCAAAGGTTCAGAAGGTCCTGACAGGTTCTATTTGATGCAGTTAATCACTGAGCCAGGTACCCATGAAATCCGCGGTGAAGTTGTCGAAATTACTGCAGGTACCATGACCTGGGATGCAACTAGTTTTGCCGGCTTCTGGCTTGACCTTGACACTGGTGATGCATCAGAAAACCTGACAGCTATATTTGACACAGATGGTGCTATTGATGGTAACAACCTTACCTACAATGCTACCATGATAACCGGCCAGACTACTGAGTTCGGATTCACAGCAAACACAACTACCACTGCAGATTATGAATTCGCTAAGATTGGATTCATGGCAGAGGAATATTTCGTAGTTGACGATGATGTTGCACAGCTTTCCAAGATTCTCATGGATGATGATGAGAGTTACACCCTGAGAACTGGTGAGACACTGGAACTCGGTGAGGGCTACGCAATCACTCCACAGCAGATTGATGTTGATGGTAACAAGGTATGGCTTGAGCTTACCAAAGATGGTGATTTCCTTGATGACAAGATTATCTCCACCGCTGATGCAACTCAGGCAAACAAGACTTGGTTCTACGAGCAGGATATTCTTGACTCTGAAGATATTGTTACTCTGATGGTACACGTTGATGAAGTGTTCCAGGGTCAGGTTGACAGTCTTTGTGTTGTCGAAGGTATCTTCCAGATTTCTGACGATGGTCTGATTATCGAAACAGACGATGAATACGGAGAGCTCGTTGTCGACTCCCTTACTGGTGGCGTCATTGAAATGTCCACAGACGAAGACAATGATATCGATGTACCAGATGACGATACACTCGAAATCATGGACGGAATCTTCTTCAAAGGTTCAGAAGGTCCTGACAGGTTCTACTTGATGCAGGAAGTAACCATCGAAGGCGACGAAGCTGACGAAGAAGACGACGAAGAAGACATGCCTGAAGAAGACATGCCTGAAGAAGACATGCCTGAAGACAACGTAACTGAGGACATGCCTGAAGAAGACATGCCTGAAGAAGACATGCCTGAAGAAGAAGAACCAGTTGACGAGCCAGATGCTGACACACCAGGCTTTGAAGCAGTTCTTGCAATCGGTGGACTTCTCGCAGTTGCATACCTCGTGAGGAGAAACTAA
- a CDS encoding ATPase domain-containing protein, whose product MFNGSEEISMEDAANRVKTGIPGFDELCGGGLIRDRTYLVSGTSGAGKTIFSIQFIYNGIVNHGENGIIVATEERPEQIRENMLNFGWDLQALEDEGKLAIIDACSTKIGIPSQEKYVDVRPFDTRSMMDQIIATQEEIDAKRALVDSTTSISFYLHDPARIRVELLKLSTTLEIIGLTSMMTCEIIDESKPSRFGVENFVTDGTFALYYDRRDNVRSRSVEIYKMRGSDHSKKVHPYDIEKEGFVIHPHEEVYTSF is encoded by the coding sequence ATGTTTAACGGTTCAGAGGAAATATCAATGGAAGATGCCGCAAACAGGGTAAAAACCGGTATTCCTGGTTTTGACGAGCTTTGCGGAGGGGGCCTCATCCGGGATAGGACATACCTCGTTTCAGGCACATCCGGTGCCGGAAAAACCATCTTTTCTATCCAGTTCATTTATAACGGTATTGTAAATCACGGTGAAAACGGAATTATTGTTGCAACAGAGGAACGTCCCGAGCAGATCAGGGAAAACATGCTCAACTTTGGCTGGGATCTTCAAGCCCTTGAAGATGAAGGTAAACTAGCCATTATTGATGCATGTTCCACAAAAATAGGAATTCCATCCCAGGAGAAATATGTGGATGTAAGACCTTTTGATACTCGCTCCATGATGGACCAGATTATTGCAACTCAGGAAGAAATTGATGCAAAAAGGGCATTAGTGGATTCTACAACATCAATCAGCTTTTACCTTCATGATCCTGCAAGGATAAGAGTGGAGCTCCTCAAGCTTAGCACCACTCTGGAAATTATCGGGTTAACATCTATGATGACCTGTGAGATAATTGATGAATCAAAGCCCTCCAGATTCGGGGTTGAGAATTTCGTCACTGATGGTACTTTCGCACTTTACTACGACAGACGTGACAATGTCCGCTCCCGGAGTGTAGAAATCTACAAAATGAGAGGATCTGATCACAGTAAGAAAGTACACCCTTACGATATTGAAAAGGAAGGTTTCGTAATTCATCCACACGAAGAAGTTTACACTAGCTTCTAA
- a CDS encoding cation-translocating P-type ATPase, translating to MAGVKKDFNEYFDEYSSSTDGISAREAKKRLSVYGLNELEEKQKITPIKVFYRQLGNFIIWVLAAAALISYYIDEVINFWVINSIIVFVLILGFVQEYRAEKAMESLRNIMMPTTRVVRDGILTDVQTREVVPGDVLDLENGDNIPADSCIFELNGFRVDESSLTGESVPVEKDVNDLIFAGTQAVGGKCKAVVISTGMNTELGKIAGLIQESEEETPLQKSISNLAKVLAAIALSASTFSFLLGVTIGAPIGEMLVIALALAVASVPSGLPLIITITLAHGMRKMAENNAIIRKMLAVESLGSTSVICTDKTGTLTQNEMTVECLFVDGQIVEVTGSGYVPEGTFLVDGNAADLENYPDIRFLLQISALCNNSGLVESNGAWQSAGDPTEVALLTAALKAGFSKEKLDLDFERIDEIVFTSERKMMTTIHRSKGSKIAYTKGACSIVLDKCSQILENGELRTINSTDKNRILSENDRMANDAYRVLAVAFRDIHGNKTGEEIETDLVFVGLMAMIDPVRAEVPKAVSLCREAGIKVIMITGDNGKTAKAIASRVGIKTDYSHDPALLEEGIEKIVSDGVITGEELEYLDDSEFQQVVEHISVYARVMPKQKLRIVKALKNKGHVVAMTGDGVNDAPALKTADIGVSMGKKGTDVARESSVMVLQDDDFSTIVEAVKQGRAIYENIEKFTSYLVSRNFTELILILLGISILGFDLVPLLALQILFINMFDEIMPAIALGLDPAKEDVMRRKPRPIGEKILGGSRLAFVVIVAMFMGLSCFGVYLHADPFNNLIYARTVTFAAIVSMILFVPFAFRSLKNPILNTGLRDNPLMIVGVVSAFLLTMGVMYIPFFASIFELVPLGLAGWIVPVSVAFGVLVGIEALKVIIFKKGYSIS from the coding sequence ATGGCGGGGGTCAAAAAAGACTTTAATGAATATTTTGATGAGTACTCCAGTTCAACTGACGGTATTTCTGCCAGAGAAGCAAAAAAAAGACTTTCCGTTTACGGGCTTAATGAACTCGAAGAGAAACAAAAAATCACTCCCATTAAGGTTTTTTACCGCCAATTGGGCAATTTTATCATCTGGGTGCTGGCGGCTGCGGCTTTGATCTCCTATTACATAGATGAAGTCATCAATTTCTGGGTAATTAATTCAATTATCGTTTTTGTCCTGATCCTTGGATTCGTGCAGGAATATCGCGCGGAAAAAGCAATGGAATCCCTTCGAAACATCATGATGCCGACAACGCGTGTTGTCAGGGACGGGATTTTGACGGACGTGCAGACAAGAGAAGTTGTACCGGGTGACGTCCTTGATCTGGAAAACGGGGACAATATACCAGCTGATTCATGTATTTTTGAGCTTAACGGATTCAGGGTTGACGAATCTTCTCTTACAGGTGAAAGTGTTCCAGTTGAAAAAGATGTTAATGATCTTATTTTTGCCGGAACCCAGGCAGTGGGGGGAAAATGTAAGGCTGTTGTTATTTCAACTGGTATGAACACCGAGCTTGGAAAAATAGCGGGCTTGATACAGGAATCCGAGGAAGAGACACCATTACAGAAAAGCATTTCAAATCTTGCAAAGGTACTTGCAGCAATAGCCCTCTCAGCATCAACTTTTTCTTTTCTTCTGGGCGTGACAATCGGAGCACCCATCGGGGAAATGCTTGTTATAGCCCTTGCTCTGGCAGTTGCTTCTGTACCATCAGGTTTGCCCCTTATTATTACTATTACTCTTGCACATGGAATGCGCAAGATGGCGGAAAATAATGCCATAATAAGGAAAATGCTTGCAGTTGAATCGTTAGGGTCCACAAGTGTTATTTGCACTGATAAAACCGGAACCCTGACACAAAACGAAATGACTGTAGAGTGCCTCTTTGTTGATGGACAGATAGTTGAAGTTACGGGTTCGGGTTATGTGCCTGAAGGAACTTTTTTGGTAGATGGAAATGCTGCAGATTTGGAAAATTATCCAGATATACGGTTTCTGCTACAGATATCTGCATTGTGCAATAATTCGGGTCTGGTGGAAAGTAACGGTGCCTGGCAATCAGCCGGTGATCCTACGGAAGTTGCACTATTGACCGCTGCATTAAAGGCTGGTTTCTCAAAGGAAAAACTGGATCTGGATTTCGAAAGAATCGATGAGATAGTATTCACCTCAGAAAGAAAAATGATGACCACCATTCATCGTTCTAAAGGTTCTAAAATCGCATATACCAAGGGTGCATGTTCCATCGTTCTGGACAAATGCTCCCAAATTTTGGAAAACGGTGAATTAAGAACAATTAATTCAACTGACAAAAACAGGATTCTTTCTGAAAATGATCGCATGGCAAATGATGCGTATCGTGTGTTGGCGGTTGCTTTCAGGGATATTCATGGAAACAAAACAGGAGAAGAGATTGAAACCGATCTTGTTTTTGTGGGTCTTATGGCAATGATAGATCCGGTCCGTGCAGAAGTTCCAAAAGCCGTCTCGTTATGCAGGGAAGCAGGAATTAAAGTAATAATGATCACTGGAGACAATGGGAAAACTGCCAAAGCTATTGCATCAAGAGTTGGAATCAAAACAGATTATTCCCACGATCCAGCATTGTTAGAAGAGGGGATTGAAAAGATTGTTAGTGACGGAGTCATTACCGGTGAAGAACTGGAATATCTTGATGATTCTGAATTCCAGCAGGTTGTGGAGCATATTTCCGTCTATGCAAGGGTGATGCCAAAACAGAAACTGAGAATTGTAAAAGCTCTTAAAAACAAAGGGCATGTTGTAGCGATGACAGGTGATGGTGTTAATGATGCACCTGCCCTTAAAACCGCTGACATTGGGGTTTCAATGGGGAAAAAAGGAACGGATGTAGCCCGGGAATCCAGTGTTATGGTGCTTCAGGATGATGATTTCAGTACAATTGTTGAGGCAGTGAAACAGGGAAGAGCTATTTATGAGAACATTGAAAAATTTACTTCATATCTCGTATCCCGCAATTTCACAGAATTAATCCTGATCCTGTTGGGAATCTCCATCCTGGGATTCGATCTCGTTCCTCTCCTTGCTTTGCAAATTCTTTTCATCAACATGTTTGATGAAATAATGCCAGCAATAGCTTTAGGTCTCGATCCTGCAAAAGAAGATGTTATGAGACGTAAGCCGCGTCCCATAGGTGAAAAAATACTTGGTGGCAGCAGGCTTGCATTCGTAGTTATTGTGGCGATGTTTATGGGTTTATCGTGTTTTGGAGTGTATCTTCACGCAGATCCTTTCAATAATCTTATATATGCAAGGACAGTGACGTTTGCAGCAATTGTGAGCATGATCCTTTTTGTTCCCTTTGCATTCAGGTCTCTCAAAAATCCAATACTTAATACGGGTCTTAGAGACAATCCGTTGATGATTGTAGGAGTGGTAAGCGCTTTCTTGTTGACAATGGGGGTTATGTACATACCCTTCTTCGCATCAATTTTCGAATTGGTTCCCCTGGGTTTAGCTGGCTGGATTGTGCCGGTTTCAGTAGCCTTTGGGGTTCTTGTCGGGATAGAGGCTCTAAAAGTGATTATATTCAAAAAGGGTTACAGCATTAGCTAA